The sequence GTGGGATTACTCCAGGTACTTTAATGGAAGGGGTTCGCTTCTTCCACGGTGGCGCACGGACACAATCTTTAGTTGTTTCTAGTCAATCCATGACGGCGCGTTTTGTGGATACGGTTCACCTCTTTGAACAGCCCAAAATGATCCAATTACACTAAATCTTGTACCGCAATCCCCCCTTTAATTCCCCCCTTAATAAGGGGGGCTAGGGGGGATCGTCAGTTAATCTACTTTTTACAAATGAGATCATACTGCTATAAGATGTAAAATAATTGGTAAAAAGTCCCCTCTTTTTAATTTAAGTTAAATAAACTGCTATCTTGGGAGAATAAAAAATGACTATTTTGTTTCAACTCGCGCTTGGTGCGTTGGTATTTCTATCTTTTGTGATGGTAATTGGTGTTCCTGTTGCCTATGCCTCCCCCCAAAATTGGGAACAGTCTAAAAGTCTGATTTTTGTCGGCTCTGGTGCTTGGCTGGTTTTAGTGGTAGCAGTAGGTGTTTTAAACTTTTTTGTGGTTTGATAACCAGATTTCAAAGTTAGTCCCTTGCTGGATTATCACTCAGCACAACTCCTCGCTCCTTTTGGGTGGGGA comes from Halothece sp. PCC 7418 and encodes:
- the psbZ gene encoding photosystem II reaction center protein PsbZ, with product MTILFQLALGALVFLSFVMVIGVPVAYASPQNWEQSKSLIFVGSGAWLVLVVAVGVLNFFVV